From Struthio camelus isolate bStrCam1 chromosome 7, bStrCam1.hap1, whole genome shotgun sequence, a single genomic window includes:
- the SFXN2 gene encoding sideroflexin-2, with translation MMAGFDIDAPRWDQGTFVGRLRHFFAITDPRMVLVPDAELDRAKALVDGCRAGLTPPGTSREQLLYAKTLYDSAFHPDSGEKMNLLGRMSFQVPGGMALTGCMLQFYRTVPAVVFWQWVNQSFNAIVNYTNRNAASPISLKQIGVAYVTATSTALATAVGLNLYTKRAPPLVARWVPFAAVAAANWVNIPMMRQQELINGIMVTDGDGNELGHSRRAAAKGIVQVIISRITMAAPGMIILPIIMERLEKFPFMKRIRVLHGPLQVLLSGGFLLFMVPAACALFPQRCSLALADLEPELRASIVAKHGDKVPYVYFNKGL, from the exons ATGATGGCCGGCTTCGACATCGACGCCCCGCGCTGGGACCAGGGCACGTTTGTGGGGCGCCTGCGGCACTTCTTCGCCATCACTGACCCGCGGATGGTGCTGGTGCCTGACGCCGAGCTGGACCGGGCCAAGGCCCTTGTGGACGGTTGCAG GGCCGGGCTGACGCCGCCGGGGACCAGCCGGGAGCAGCTGCTCTACGCCAAGACGCTCTACGACTCGGCCTTCCACCCCGACAGCGGCGAGAAGATGAACCTGCTGGGCCGCATGTCCTTCCAGGTGCCGGGCGGCATGGCCCTCACCGGCTGCATGCTGCAGTTTTACCG GACGGTGCCCGCCGTAGTTTTCTGGCAGTGGGTGAACCAGTCCTTCAACGCCATCGTCAACTACACCAACCGCAACGCCGCCTCCCCCATCTCGCTGAA GCAAATCGGAGTGGCTTATGTCACTGCCACCAGTACGGCGCTGGCCACCGCCGTGGGACTCAACCTCTACACCAAG CGAGCCCCCCCCTTGGTTGCCCGCTGGGTCCCCTTCGCGGCTGTGGCTGCTGCCAACTGGGTCAACATCCCGATGATGAGGCAGCA GGAGCTCATCAACGGCATCATGGTGACAGACGGGGATGGCAACGAGCTCGGGCACTCCAGG AGGGCGGCAGCGAAGGGCATCGTGCAGGTCATCATCTCTAGGATCACCATGGCAGCGCCGGGCATGA TTATTCTGCCAATCATCATGGAGCGGCTGGAGAAATTCCCCTTCATGAAG AGGATCCGGGTTCTCCATGGGCCTTTGCAAGTGCTGCTGTCTGGGGGCTT CCTCCTGTTCATGGTGCCGGCAGCCTGTGCCCTGTTTCCGCAGAGATG ctccctcgcaCTGGCTGACCTCGAGCCGGAGCTGCGTGCCAGCATCGTGGCCAAGCACGGCGACAAAGTGCCGTACGTCTATTTTAACAAGGGATTGTGA